In one Nicotiana tomentosiformis chromosome 6, ASM39032v3, whole genome shotgun sequence genomic region, the following are encoded:
- the LOC104102788 gene encoding LOW QUALITY PROTEIN: uncharacterized protein (The sequence of the model RefSeq protein was modified relative to this genomic sequence to represent the inferred CDS: deleted 2 bases in 1 codon; substituted 1 base at 1 genomic stop codon) gives MGIWDFINSGKETVKGYAPDPVKKVYNTTYYYSAAAVRKIDDVVRVNGIQKLGQYIPDDDEGRAKIVSFSTKFVKNASVYAVKEAPNFIPGGKAVTKIYFDTVREMETECQKKQDESCIKEITGTNSSTNTTVRXALRLLDGEEMLESRELKLGSENRVEADSFTHQTPVDVIRVFLMKEFMGTRYLGNLFVPA, from the exons ATGGGAATCTGGGACTTCATTAATTCCGGCAAAGAAACGGTGAAAGGATACGCACCGGATCCGGTAAAGAAGGTCTATAATACTACCTATTATTACAGTGCAGCTGCCGTTAGAAAGATCGACGACGTCGTTAGAGTTAACGGTATACAGAAGCTGGGTCAGTACATACCCGATGATGATGAAGGTCGGGCTAAGATCGTCAGTTTCAGCACAAAATTCGTCAAAAATGCTTCCGTTTATGCCGTCAAAGAAGCACCCAACTTCATTCCTG GTGGGAAGGCAGTTACCAAAATTTACTTTGACACAGTTCGTGAAATGGAAACTGAGTGTCAAAAGAAACAAGACGAATCATGTATCAAGGAAATCACTGGTACTAATTCAAGTACGAATACCACTGTTCGT TAAGCTCTGAGATTGCTAGATGGGGAAGAGATGCTGGAAAGCAGGGAGCTGAAGTTAGGTTCTGAAAATAGAGTTGAGGCTGATTCATTTACACATCAAACACCTGTAGATGTCATAAGAGTTTTCCTGATGAAGGAGTTTATGGGCACTCGTTATCTCGGCAATTTGTTTGTACCGGCCTGA